Proteins from a genomic interval of Trichoderma breve strain T069 chromosome 2, whole genome shotgun sequence:
- a CDS encoding phosphatidylinositol-glycan biosynthesis class S protein domain-containing protein, which yields MAPGESGQPQASGDSAPAAPSPTLPPPEKPSAVRQRSYVVLSFWLVVLLLGLPIWWKTTAIYRAELPLDRMLKWADGKACRPVFPLQISIQADSLQEQEAQNLIRLTQHALDDLNDFSGHHLRLQLAPRNAPLPRDDFQTALTIRLKPGTSSSASLNQESAVLDITYPPNHVPSLTSPSSPLASYITNELRATFAEEQSIISYLLSTSSMSTGVRPQGLSAEAAEALSKRTTRSLRYAPTYHLTFSLFTDNALPNTWDIETALDEYIRPMLEVLRPIHNFTIDTQVQLYAIPGVQSQVLSKDHLSSFINAAEWPLSPSIGKAPTVNFVIYIGNQTVGLDAEAETSRSWMIPQWGTVYLLSLPDTESHVSTAALKQPMLTFGGHLLTLMGTPQSGSLPLRLSTLGRIRSTDLLLRASSTLGSLTMHHLELACADLGGPEGLMHARIAEEEAERAFFEKSMVGQLYFPDEHKIAVYLPLLGPVFVPLIMGLINEVKKLIKEAKQKALDARTKKQQ from the exons ATGGCGCCTGGGGAATCAGGGCAGCCGCAGGCATCCGGCGATTCTGCGCCTGCTGCTCCATCGCCTACCTTGCCCCCTCCTGAGAAGCCGTCGGCAGTCAGACAACGGTCATATGTCGTGCTGTCCTTCTGGCTGGTTGTCCTACTGCTTGGATTGCCTATCTGGTGGAAGACAACGGCGATTTACCGAGCCGAATTACCTCTGGATAGGATGCTGAAGTGGGCTGATGGCAAG GCTTGTCGACCCGTCTTCCCCCTCCAGATCTCGATACAGGCCGATTCTCTCCAGGAGCAAGAAGCCCAGAATCTTATCCGACTGACCCAGCATGCATTGGACGATCTAAACGACTTCTCCGGCCACCACCTGCGCTTGCAGCTTGCGCCACGGAATGCGCCCCTTCCGAGAGACGACTTCCAAACCGCTTTGACGATTCGCCTCAAACCGGGCACCAGCAGCTCGGCCTCACTCAACCAAGAATCTGCTGTTCTCGACATAACTTACCCACCCAACCATGTTCCATCTCTCACTTCGCCATCCTCCCCGCTTGCATCTTACATTACGAACGAGCTCCGAGCCACCTTTGCCGAGGAACAGTCCATTATATCGTACCTCCTTTCTACATCGTCCATGTCCACCGGCGTACGTCCCCAAGGCCTGAgtgctgaggctgccgaggccCTTTCTAAGCGGACGACTCGATCTCTGCGATACGCTCCGACGTACCATCTCACCTTTTCTCTATTCACCGATAATGCGCTGCCCAACACCTGGGATATTGAGACTGCATTGGACGAGTACATCAGGCCAATGCTGGAGGTTCTGCGCCCTATCCACAATTTCACCATCGACACACAAGTTCAGCTGTATGCCATACCCGGTGTACAATCTCAAGTGCTCAGCAAAGACCACCTATCCTCATTCATCAATGCCGCTGAATGGCCGCTGTCTCCATCTATTGGCAAAGCGCCGACGGTCAACTTTGTCATATACATTGGAAATCAGACAGTTGGTCTGGATGCTGAGGCGGAAACATCTCGCTCGTGGATGATTCCCCAATGGGGCACTGTATACTTGCTTTCTCTACCCGATACGGAGAGCCATGTGTCGACCGCAGCGCTGAAACAGCCCATGCTTACATTTGGTGGTCATTTGCTGACACTAATGGGCACCCCTCAGTCTGGATCTCTACCTTTGAGGCTGTCCACTCTTGGCCGTATTCGATCTACCGATCTTTTGCTTCGTGCATCATCTACCCTAGGGTCTCTC ACGATGCATCACTTGGAGCTGGCGTGCGCCGATCTTGGAGGGCCCGAGGGACTGATGCATGCGAGAAttgctgaggaagaggcagagagggcCTTCTTTGAGAAGAGTATGGTGGGACAGTTGTATTTCCCAGATGAGCACAAGATTGCCGTCTATCTCCCACTGCTTGGGCCGGTGTTTGTGCCGCTTATCATGGGGTTAATTAacgaggtgaagaagcttataaaggaggccaagcagaaAGCACTGGATGCTAGAACTAAGAAACAGCAGTAA
- a CDS encoding alcohol dehydrogenase groES-like domain-containing protein: MKEALAYPGPKVDVVESPIPTVGPFQMIVKVSCVGLNPKDWKVADGAVPGVTYSNEGDDFSGVVHTVGQGITEFKVGDRVGVFHKTLSPGGGWAEYAIAWESMAFHLADHVSFEEAATVPLAAITSCLGLYRRLPLPYPWDPCDRPQPFIIYGAASAVGAYAVKLAALSNIHPIVAVAGRGIDFVETLIDRSRGDTIVDYRQGDDAVVEAIKAALGNKEPEFALDAVSEKETVLNISRVINKTIGKIAVVLNIPSDLIPEGISLINSAVETSQVDLGNDALTWPNSKGQSVGITHFTTVMLRFIGRGLNEGWFSAHPHEVVPGGLHGLEGALTRLKNGSVSATKLVVRISDTNGLGN, translated from the exons ATGAAGGAGGCACTCGCATATCCAGGGCCCAAGGTTGATGTTGTCGAATCCCCTATACCAACTGTGGGACCATTTCAGATGATTGTCAAGGTGTCTTGCGTTGGACTGAACCCCAAGGACTGGAAAGTAGCAGATGGTGCCGTACCCGGAGTCACTTATTCCAACGAGGGCGACGACTTTTCAGGAGTTGTTCATACAGTTGGCCAGGGTATAACCGAGTTCAAAGTCGGCGACCGAGTGGGCGTCTTCCATAAAACATTGAGCCCGGGAGGGGGCTGGGCTGAGTATGCTATTGCTTGGGAGAGCATGGCATTTCATCTGGCCGACCATGTCTCTTTCGAAG AAGCTGCAACTGTTCCACTGGCAGCCATTACCTCTTGTCTGGGGTTATATCGCCGTCTCCCACTCCCTTACCCTTGGGATCCTTGCGATAGACCTCAGCCATTCATCATTTACGGCGCGGCATCGGCTGTAGGTGCCTACGCTGTGAAACTAGCCGCCCTCTCGAATATTCATCCTATCGTCGCAGTCGCAGGAAGGGGAATCGATTTTGTAGAGACGCTTATCGACAGGTCTCGTGGCGACACCATTGTTGACTATCGTCAAGGAGACGATGCTGTGGTCGAAGCGATCAAGGCAGCTTTAGGCAACAAAGAGCCGGAATTCGCCCTTGATGCTGTAAGCGAAAAGGAAACGGTTCTAAACATCTCTCGGGTGATAAACAAAACTATTGGGAAGATTGCTGTTGTACTGAACATTCCATCCGATCTAATTCCGGAGGGGATTTCGCTTATCAACTCAGCAGTTGAAACAAGCCAGGTAGACCTTGGCAATGACGCGCTTACCTGGCCTAACTCCAAGGGACAAAGCGTAGGAATCACGCATTTCACAACTGTCATGCTGAGATTCATCGGTAGAGGATTGAATGAAGGCTGGTTCAGCGCGCATCCGCATGAAGTAGTGCCCGGCGGGCTTCACGGGCTAGAGGGCGCACTTACACGCTTGAAGAATGGTTCAGTTAGCGCAACTAAGCTTGTTGTGAGGATATCGGATACCAATGGTTTAGGGAATTAG
- a CDS encoding amino acid permease domain-containing protein — protein MASSSKKDPNITKLIDSDLDTADQATRDAVDLAALGHSQALTRKFDIWSMLALAFCVLGTYSTEAQGMSSGLTNGGPIAVLWGLLVVTLCNICVAVSMGELCSSMPTALGQAFWISQLSQTPLGRFTAYMCAWINTFGWWTLTASQNAFMTEFVLGMKVMFDPDWDGASKGWVQFLVYVGITVFFTAINHVGCRNDKFLPWFNNFVGVWYVGLFFILGLALLISVGVKHDLQYQSAKFVFGTWINQTGWPDGVTWFMGLVQGAYGLTAFDSVIHMVEEIPAPRRNGPKTMYLSVICGAISGFIFMVICLFTIQNLDNVLDPPTGLPFVELLQETVGLNGAAVLVALFIFNGMGQGVSVLTSSSRLTWSFARDGGIPYAAYFSHVDPVWQVPGRALWLQAFLISLIGVLYLFANTVLEAILSVSTIALTVSYGMPIIVLLLVGRDKLPPGEFRLGRFGVPLNIISIVYCVITTVFFLFPGSPNPAPSDMNYAIAVFGVMLVAAVGFWFVKGRVSFMQMDDELIGQVVRELSYDEQNVQVATSVDTK, from the coding sequence ATGGCGAGCAGCAGTAAGAAAGACcccaacatcaccaagctcATCGACAGCGACCTCGACACCGCCGACCAAGCCACCCGCGATGCCGTCGATCTCGCCGCCCTCGGCCATTCCCAGGCCCTCACCCGCAAGTTCGACATCTGGAGCATGCTGGCCCTCGCCTTCTGCGTCCTGGGCACCTACTCGACCGAGGCCCAGGGCATGTCTAGCGGCCTCACAAACGGCGGGCCTATTGCCGTGCTCTGgggcctcctcgtcgtcacaCTGTGCAACATCTGCGTTGCCGTGTCCATGGGCGAACTCTGCAGCAGCATGCCCACCGCTCTAGGCCAGGCATTCTGGATCTCACAGCTGAGCCAGACGCCGCTTGGGCGTTTCACGGCTTACATGTGTGCCTGGATCAACACGTTTGGCTGGTGGACTCTCACGGCCTCGCAGAACGCCTTCATGACTGAGTTCGTGCTGGGCATGAAGGTCATGTTTGATCCGGATTGGGACGGCGCGAGCAAGGGCTGGGTGCAGTTCCTTGTCTACGTCGGCAtcaccgtcttcttcactgcCATCAACCACGTCGGCTGCCGCAACGACAAGTTCCTTCCATGGTTCAACAACTTCGTCGGCGTCTGGTACGTCGGCttgttcttcatccttggcctGGCGCTGCTCATCTCCGTCGGCGTCAAGCACGACCTCCAGTACCAGTCAGCCAAGTTTGTCTTTGGCACTTGGATCAACCAGACTGGCTGGCCCGATGGTGTCACTTGGTTCATGGGTCTTGTCCAGGGCGCGTATGGTCTGACTGCCTTTGACTCTGTCATCCACATGGTTGAAGAGATTCCTGCTCCTCGACGCAATGGCCCCAAGACCATGTATCTGTCCGTCATCTGCGGTgccatctccggcttcatcttcatggTTATCTGCCTCTTCACCATCCAGAACCTCGACAATGTTCTGGACCCTCCCACTGGTCTTCCATTTGTCGAGTTGCTCCAGGAGACAGTTGGACTCAACGGTGCCGCCGTCTTGgttgccctcttcatcttcaatggAATGGGCCAGGGGGTCAGTGtcttgacctcttcttcccgtCTTACATGGAGTTTTGCCCGTGATGGCGGAATCCCATACGCCGCCTACTTCTCCCACGTCGACCCGGTATGGCAAGTTCCTGGACGTGCTTTATGGCTTCAAGCATTCCTCATCAGCCTGATAGGCGTCTTGTATCTTTTTGCAAACACAGTGCTCGAAGCCATTCTCAGTGTCAGCACCATCGCCTTGACAGTCTCTTACGGCATGcccatcatcgtcctcctccttgtcggCCGTGATAAGCTACCTCCAGGAGAATTCCGCCTTGGTCGCTTCGGTGTGCctctcaacatcatctccatcgtaTACTGCGTCATCAcaaccgtcttcttcctgtTCCCTGGCAGTCCCAACCCAGCTCCTAGCGACATGAACTACGCCATTGCCGTTTTCGGCGTTATGCTTGTTGCAGCCGTTGGCTTTTGGTTTGTAAAGGGCCGGGTTTCCTTTATGCAGATGGATGATGAGTTGATCGGCCAAGTTGTACGTGAACTCTCCTATGACGAGCAAAATGTTCAGGTCGCCACATCGGTGGACACAAAATAG